One part of the Ignavibacteria bacterium genome encodes these proteins:
- a CDS encoding DUF4159 domain-containing protein, producing MNLRFLVKILIILAAVNTDIFAQNEPAFQIARVKYNGGGDWYNDPSEEVNLLKYVSEHTNIKVKADYVFVDLNSDDIFSYPFLYLTGHGNIVLSDNEVTRLRTYLENGGFLYVDDDYGLDKAFRREIKRVFPDKNLVELPFSYGLYHCFYDFPAGVPKTHEHDGKAPQGFGIFLNERLAVYYTYESNPSDGWADPEVHNDPPAKRDEALRFGTNLVVWALSH from the coding sequence ATGAATTTACGATTTTTAGTTAAAATTCTAATTATTCTTGCTGCAGTTAATACGGATATCTTTGCACAGAACGAGCCGGCTTTTCAGATTGCACGCGTCAAGTATAATGGCGGGGGCGACTGGTACAACGACCCCTCGGAAGAGGTAAATCTGCTTAAGTATGTCAGCGAGCATACGAACATAAAAGTTAAGGCAGATTATGTTTTTGTGGATCTGAACAGCGATGATATTTTTTCATATCCTTTCCTTTATCTGACCGGGCATGGAAATATTGTCCTTTCCGATAACGAGGTTACAAGGCTGAGAACTTATCTTGAAAACGGCGGTTTTTTGTACGTGGATGACGATTACGGGCTGGATAAGGCTTTCAGAAGAGAGATAAAAAGGGTTTTCCCCGATAAGAATCTGGTGGAACTACCCTTCAGCTACGGGCTTTACCACTGTTTTTACGATTTCCCGGCAGGAGTTCCGAAAACCCATGAGCACGACGGGAAAGCCCCGCAGGGTTTTGGAATCTTTCTTAACGAGCGCCTGGCTGTTTATTATACATATGAAAGCAACCCCTCGGACGGCTGGGCCGACCCCGAAGTGCATAACGATCCCCCGGCAAAGAGGGATGAAGCATTACGCTTCGGCACGAACCTGGTGGTCTGGGCACTTTCACACTAA
- a CDS encoding gamma carbonic anhydrase family protein — protein sequence MSNIFEFEGYRPVIHESAFIHPNATVMGNVIIGRDVYVGPGAAIRGDFGEIIIEDGCNVQENCIIHMFPGATVILHEMAHIGHGAIIHGGIIGRNTLIGMNSVIMDNTVIGDECIIGALSLVPAEMKIPNRKLAVGSPARIIKDVTDEMIEWKTEGTRIYMALPQRMKSSFRPCEPLREIPEERIRQKATYKTWKETK from the coding sequence ATGAGCAATATATTTGAATTTGAAGGCTACCGGCCTGTTATACACGAAAGCGCATTTATCCACCCCAATGCTACGGTAATGGGAAACGTGATAATAGGAAGGGACGTATATGTTGGTCCTGGCGCTGCAATAAGAGGCGACTTCGGGGAGATAATAATTGAGGACGGCTGCAACGTCCAGGAGAACTGCATAATACATATGTTCCCGGGCGCCACGGTAATCCTTCACGAGATGGCGCACATAGGACACGGCGCAATTATTCATGGGGGCATTATAGGGCGCAACACGCTTATCGGAATGAACTCCGTAATAATGGATAATACCGTAATCGGGGACGAGTGCATAATAGGGGCCCTAAGCCTTGTGCCCGCAGAGATGAAAATACCAAACAGGAAGCTTGCCGTGGGAAGCCCCGCCAGGATCATTAAAGATGTAACAGATGAAATGATTGAGTGGAAGACCGAAGGAACAAGGATCTACATGGCCCTGCCCCAAAGGATGAAGAGCTCCTTTCGTCCATGCGAGCCCTTAAGGGAAATTCCGGAAGAAAGAATCAGACAGAAGGCAACATACAAAACCTGGAAGGAAACAAAGTAA
- a CDS encoding T9SS type A sorting domain-containing protein — protein MNFSPNKLNGSLIVLILLSTLMYAEGGGKKLNKTADPGTWPHTYMNVNNISTLIYADGQADINLLGNSGFVYPKGSGKAAVYESGFLWAGKINGEVRANGSSYISGLKPGKILPGGTPGDPSKARMYRVRRDYKTADLSSEISDNEGTQSEIRDRYDKDWKEWPAIDGAPYEDVDHDGQYNPSVDIPGEPGADETIWFVANDLDQTTSRNFIGSNPIGIEMQCTVYAFRNPGSLKNMIFKKYKIINKSTTPIDSMYTMTWGDMDIGNASDDFAGCDTLLNLGYIYNSISKDNYYAETPPAVGFALMQGPAVKSSAMDTAYLNNRKIPGMKNLPMTSIGYIFKNSTEFEGDISLGDNYSDGTLRLYNYMQGKTMNGRYYPVPAELGGGETRFPLSGDPVAKTGYLDGMLEDAADRRIGVNSGPFTMAPGDTQEVVFAEIAAGADPGVNYLQAVTLLKNYAGFAREFFKESRSGVRILSSPALTAGEYDKEIVLNWGSDQASVSKIESFDFLTHKFQGYNVYQLPYAGAKITEGKRIAVFDIIDSVKIIYGEVINRETGAVERLAQQFGKDSGIQRYLRITEDAYTKLPLINGKKYYFAVTAYTFSPSLDPANIETAPSYVEAAPHSNDPGVLYSASIGDTLSVSHVSGKSDGEVLPLVVEPELLTGDEYMVEFDTLNGKTLWKVTNTTKNKVLLSNQTALAEKEGYPIADGILFKVIGPDSGMKRDLPYLYNGKSGMGWVIRAGERLFVQNLSLGLNLEGFGGAIGAGKTWLGSSAGYDRMKNILIKFAAADTNGNVSSNDPDVSYAYRYLMGSDLAPAKNEFAEFIINKAPGFAFQDFKKNFPFAAYDIEDVYNPRRLAVGYLENNAAEGLVNGLYWPPVSVKDNISVNSPREWFFIFDTDYSETPEAALSGDIHSGNMPVLIHATVNRRYSKAWTGDDEMILLVNHLFSPDDKFTFKSIAPVFDGQSAKADVDRINVFPNPYYGVNSQELNRYERFVTFSHLPQKATIRIFNLAGQLVRTIHKESQGQFATWDLLNENNFQAASGIYLVHIDMPELGKTKILKLAVIQEQIIPERY, from the coding sequence ATGAACTTCTCCCCTAATAAGCTAAACGGCAGCCTGATCGTTCTTATCTTATTATCCACACTCATGTATGCTGAAGGCGGTGGGAAAAAACTGAACAAAACTGCGGATCCCGGTACGTGGCCCCACACATATATGAACGTCAATAATATCTCCACCTTAATTTATGCCGACGGCCAGGCGGATATTAACCTCTTGGGCAATTCAGGCTTCGTTTATCCCAAAGGAAGCGGTAAGGCGGCTGTCTATGAATCGGGCTTCCTCTGGGCAGGGAAGATCAACGGGGAGGTCAGGGCTAATGGAAGCTCATACATCTCAGGACTGAAGCCGGGGAAGATCCTCCCGGGCGGAACTCCCGGGGACCCTTCAAAAGCCCGGATGTATAGAGTAAGAAGAGACTATAAGACGGCAGACCTCTCCTCTGAAATAAGCGATAATGAAGGAACTCAAAGCGAGATCAGGGACCGCTACGATAAGGACTGGAAGGAATGGCCGGCTATTGACGGGGCTCCTTATGAAGACGTGGATCACGACGGGCAGTATAACCCTTCCGTAGATATCCCGGGTGAACCGGGTGCCGACGAGACCATCTGGTTCGTTGCCAACGACCTGGACCAGACTACTTCCCGGAACTTCATCGGTTCAAATCCTATCGGAATTGAAATGCAGTGCACGGTATATGCTTTCAGGAACCCGGGTTCTCTGAAAAATATGATCTTCAAAAAATATAAAATCATAAATAAAAGCACTACACCAATTGACAGCATGTATACAATGACATGGGGCGATATGGATATTGGAAATGCATCCGATGACTTTGCCGGCTGCGATACGCTTTTAAATCTGGGATATATATATAATTCCATCAGTAAAGACAACTATTACGCCGAAACTCCGCCTGCCGTCGGCTTTGCATTAATGCAGGGACCCGCTGTAAAAAGCTCGGCCATGGATACGGCATACCTGAATAACAGGAAGATTCCCGGAATGAAAAATCTTCCCATGACCTCAATCGGCTATATATTTAAAAATTCAACAGAGTTCGAAGGGGACATTAGTCTGGGGGACAATTATAGTGACGGCACTTTAAGGCTGTACAACTATATGCAGGGGAAAACCATGAACGGCCGCTACTATCCTGTCCCGGCAGAATTGGGAGGAGGGGAGACCAGGTTCCCGCTTTCAGGAGATCCTGTTGCAAAAACCGGATATCTGGACGGAATGCTTGAGGATGCTGCAGACCGCCGCATTGGCGTAAATTCAGGCCCCTTTACAATGGCTCCCGGCGATACGCAGGAAGTGGTCTTTGCTGAAATTGCCGCCGGCGCGGATCCCGGAGTAAACTATCTTCAGGCGGTAACACTTCTTAAAAACTATGCAGGCTTTGCCCGGGAGTTTTTTAAGGAAAGCAGATCAGGCGTACGTATACTTAGTTCACCTGCTCTTACTGCGGGCGAGTACGACAAGGAAATTGTGCTTAACTGGGGAAGTGACCAGGCTTCTGTAAGTAAAATAGAATCGTTCGATTTTCTTACCCACAAGTTCCAGGGATATAATGTCTATCAGCTACCGTATGCCGGCGCAAAGATAACCGAGGGGAAAAGAATTGCCGTCTTCGACATTATAGACAGCGTGAAAATAATTTACGGCGAAGTGATAAACCGGGAAACCGGCGCCGTCGAGCGCCTGGCACAGCAGTTCGGTAAGGACTCAGGCATACAGAGATACTTAAGGATTACTGAAGACGCATATACAAAGCTTCCTCTTATAAATGGTAAAAAATATTACTTCGCCGTTACGGCATATACCTTTAGCCCGAGCCTCGATCCCGCAAATATTGAGACTGCTCCTTCATATGTGGAAGCAGCTCCCCACAGCAATGACCCGGGAGTTCTTTATTCAGCTTCTATCGGCGATACGCTCAGTGTAAGTCACGTCTCAGGAAAAAGTGACGGAGAGGTACTTCCGCTTGTAGTTGAGCCGGAACTCCTTACAGGTGATGAGTACATGGTAGAATTCGATACATTAAACGGCAAAACCTTGTGGAAGGTTACCAATACTACAAAGAATAAAGTTTTGCTCAGTAACCAGACAGCTCTTGCAGAAAAAGAGGGATACCCGATAGCCGATGGTATTCTCTTTAAGGTGATTGGCCCGGATAGCGGAATGAAACGGGATCTTCCTTACCTTTATAACGGCAAATCAGGCATGGGATGGGTAATCCGTGCAGGTGAACGCTTATTTGTTCAGAATCTCAGCCTGGGCTTAAACCTTGAAGGGTTTGGGGGAGCTATTGGTGCGGGTAAAACGTGGCTCGGATCATCAGCGGGTTATGACAGAATGAAAAATATTCTGATTAAATTTGCCGCGGCTGACACAAACGGAAACGTCAGCTCAAATGATCCCGATGTTTCATACGCATACAGATACCTCATGGGCTCTGACCTTGCCCCTGCAAAAAATGAGTTTGCCGAATTTATAATCAATAAGGCTCCGGGTTTTGCATTCCAGGATTTTAAGAAGAACTTCCCGTTTGCAGCCTACGATATTGAAGATGTTTATAATCCGAGGAGGCTTGCGGTCGGCTACCTTGAAAACAATGCTGCTGAGGGGCTGGTGAATGGCCTATACTGGCCTCCCGTATCCGTTAAGGACAACATAAGCGTAAACAGCCCGAGGGAATGGTTCTTTATTTTTGATACTGACTACAGTGAAACTCCTGAGGCTGCATTGTCGGGCGACATTCATTCCGGCAATATGCCTGTACTTATTCATGCTACTGTAAACAGAAGATATTCAAAGGCCTGGACAGGCGATGATGAGATGATATTACTTGTAAATCATCTTTTTTCACCGGATGATAAATTTACATTTAAGTCCATAGCGCCTGTGTTTGACGGCCAGTCGGCTAAAGCTGACGTGGACAGGATAAATGTTTTTCCTAACCCCTATTACGGCGTCAACTCACAGGAATTAAACCGCTACGAGAGATTTGTAACTTTCAGCCACCTGCCTCAGAAGGCAACAATCAGAATCTTCAACCTGGCAGGACAGCTGGTAAGAACAATCCATAAGGAGTCGCAGGGGCAGTTTGCCACCTGGGATCTCTTAAATGAAAATAATTTCCAGGCTGCAAGCGGCATATATTTGGTTCACATTGATATGCCTGAGCTTGGAAAAACAAAAATACTTAAGCTTGCAGTTATTCAGGAACAGATAATTCCCGAAAGGTATTAA
- the paaZ gene encoding phenylacetic acid degradation bifunctional protein PaaZ, translating into MRLESYAMGKWYKSEGKAQDLFNAATGEKVAEISSEGLDFKGMLEYARNVGGPNLREMTFHERAAVLKNTAKYLLERKEELYKLSLFTGATRTDSWIDIDGGIGTFFTYSGKGRRELPNEKFLLEGEPEIISKNGTFVGRHILVPLQGAAVHINAYNFPCWGMLEKIAPTLLAGMPSIVKPAPEGMFLAEKVVCMIIESGFFPEGSLQLISGDPGDLLDHLTCQDVVAFTGSAQTGRKLRTLPSIVNNSVRFNMETDSINCSILGPDVTLEMPEFELFIKEVVREMTVKAGQKCTAIRRTLVPLNKVADVVKALKKKLADVKIGSPENEEVKMGPLVSRSQLKKVKEKVMELSKVTEIVYGYSEDFKLVGTADKEKGAFLDPVLLYCNDPEGCSEPHEVEAFGPVNTVMPYVSLHDAIKISNMGHGSLVASVFTADDNIAKELTFGLAPFHGRIMVVNRNSAKESTGHGSPMPQLVHGGPGRAGGGEELGGILGVKHYMQRVALQGSPTTLTNITNVWMEGAAETMDRVHPFQKYFEELKIGETLTTHRRTITEADIVNFAGVSGDFFYVHMDEVAANESYFQKRVVHGYFIIAAAAGLFVHPAPGPVIANYGLENLRFIKPVAAGDTIYVKLTCKRKSEKEIKEDETPAGIVEWHVEVLNQANDKVAVYDILTLVKMMEKKD; encoded by the coding sequence ATGAGACTTGAAAGCTATGCGATGGGTAAATGGTATAAGTCAGAAGGAAAGGCTCAGGACCTTTTTAATGCGGCTACAGGAGAGAAAGTAGCAGAGATAAGTTCCGAAGGGCTGGATTTTAAGGGGATGCTTGAATATGCGAGGAACGTAGGAGGCCCGAATCTCCGGGAGATGACTTTTCACGAAAGGGCCGCAGTATTAAAAAATACGGCAAAGTACCTCCTTGAAAGAAAAGAAGAGCTATATAAATTATCCCTTTTTACTGGTGCTACCAGAACAGATTCATGGATAGATATTGACGGCGGAATCGGGACCTTCTTTACATATTCAGGCAAAGGCAGGCGTGAGCTTCCGAATGAAAAGTTCCTGCTGGAAGGAGAGCCTGAAATAATCTCAAAGAACGGGACTTTTGTTGGAAGGCATATACTTGTTCCTTTGCAGGGCGCTGCCGTTCACATTAATGCTTACAATTTCCCCTGCTGGGGAATGCTGGAGAAGATTGCGCCCACTCTTCTTGCCGGGATGCCCTCGATTGTCAAACCGGCGCCTGAAGGGATGTTCTTAGCCGAAAAGGTGGTGTGCATGATAATAGAATCGGGATTCTTTCCCGAAGGCTCCCTCCAGCTGATCTCAGGGGATCCGGGCGACCTGTTAGATCACCTGACGTGCCAGGACGTGGTGGCATTTACAGGATCGGCTCAGACAGGAAGAAAGCTCAGGACACTGCCATCGATTGTGAATAATTCCGTGCGCTTCAATATGGAAACAGATTCCATTAACTGCTCAATCCTTGGTCCGGACGTTACGCTTGAGATGCCTGAGTTTGAGCTTTTCATTAAAGAGGTGGTGCGCGAGATGACAGTTAAGGCAGGACAGAAGTGTACCGCAATAAGGCGCACGCTAGTTCCCCTTAACAAAGTAGCCGACGTTGTAAAGGCGCTCAAGAAAAAGCTCGCGGACGTTAAGATAGGCAGCCCGGAAAATGAGGAAGTAAAGATGGGGCCTCTTGTAAGCCGCAGCCAGCTTAAGAAGGTAAAAGAAAAAGTAATGGAATTAAGTAAAGTAACCGAAATTGTTTACGGGTATTCGGAAGACTTTAAGCTCGTTGGTACTGCCGATAAGGAGAAGGGGGCTTTTCTTGATCCTGTACTTCTTTACTGCAATGATCCCGAAGGATGCAGTGAGCCTCATGAAGTTGAAGCATTCGGCCCTGTAAACACGGTAATGCCTTACGTTTCGCTGCACGATGCAATTAAGATTTCGAACATGGGGCACGGGAGTCTTGTAGCGTCAGTTTTTACTGCAGACGACAATATTGCAAAAGAACTCACCTTCGGGCTTGCGCCATTTCACGGAAGGATAATGGTAGTAAACCGCAATTCTGCAAAAGAATCCACCGGGCACGGCTCCCCCATGCCTCAGCTTGTTCACGGGGGTCCGGGGCGTGCCGGCGGAGGCGAGGAGCTTGGCGGAATTTTAGGAGTTAAGCATTACATGCAGAGGGTTGCCCTACAGGGCTCACCCACGACACTGACTAACATTACAAACGTGTGGATGGAAGGAGCCGCAGAAACTATGGACCGGGTGCATCCGTTCCAGAAATATTTTGAAGAGCTTAAAATTGGTGAAACGCTCACAACGCACAGGAGGACTATAACGGAGGCGGACATTGTTAATTTTGCCGGTGTAAGCGGGGACTTTTTCTATGTGCATATGGATGAGGTTGCAGCAAACGAATCTTACTTTCAGAAGAGGGTTGTGCACGGGTATTTTATAATTGCGGCCGCGGCGGGACTCTTTGTGCATCCGGCGCCGGGACCCGTAATTGCAAACTACGGCCTTGAAAACCTGAGGTTTATAAAGCCTGTTGCGGCAGGAGACACAATTTATGTAAAGCTCACGTGCAAGCGGAAATCGGAAAAAGAAATAAAAGAAGACGAAACTCCCGCAGGAATTGTTGAGTGGCACGTTGAGGTATTAAATCAGGCGAATGATAAGGTTGCGGTTTATGATATATTAACGCTGGTAAAGATGATGGAGAAGAAAGACTAG
- a CDS encoding 4-phosphoerythronate dehydrogenase has product MFRIVVDENISFAEEAFSSLGEVRLLHGRKIDRSALKDADVLVIRSITNVNEGLLKDTPVKFVGTATIGTDHVDLDYLREKGIAFSSAKGCNADAVAEYVFTALLTIAKEKDIVLRDKTLGVIGVGNIGSRVVRYGKALGMNVLMNDPPLKRRSMSGEFISLEEALKADIVTFHVPLNMEGEDKTYHMLNEENLKLIKPGAILINASRGQVIDNKALLEFLDLRKDLSVVLDVWEHEPSINSGLLEKTSLASPHIAGYSLEGKVNGTVIIRDALCSFLKCNESYKPVFPETEDAVIDADGSLSIESILFNVFTKVYNIREDNRNMRRIPELLPEEKGFYFDELRKHYRLRREFSNYSVKLNPYNKAFAEVLKTFRFSVSL; this is encoded by the coding sequence ATGTTTAGAATAGTTGTTGATGAAAATATATCTTTTGCAGAGGAAGCTTTCTCTTCGCTTGGCGAAGTGAGGCTTCTGCACGGAAGGAAAATTGACAGGAGCGCCTTAAAAGACGCTGATGTACTGGTAATAAGGTCCATTACAAATGTCAATGAAGGGCTCTTAAAGGACACTCCGGTTAAGTTTGTCGGTACGGCTACAATCGGGACCGATCACGTGGATTTGGATTACCTGAGGGAAAAAGGCATTGCTTTTTCAAGCGCCAAAGGGTGCAATGCCGATGCCGTGGCAGAATATGTTTTTACGGCACTGTTAACCATCGCAAAGGAAAAAGATATTGTCTTAAGGGATAAAACCCTGGGCGTTATAGGCGTGGGCAACATCGGAAGCCGGGTTGTGCGATACGGCAAGGCGCTCGGAATGAATGTACTGATGAACGACCCTCCTCTTAAGCGCCGGAGCATGAGCGGTGAGTTTATTTCACTTGAAGAGGCGCTTAAAGCCGATATTGTAACTTTTCACGTTCCTCTTAATATGGAAGGCGAAGATAAAACATACCACATGTTAAATGAGGAGAATCTTAAGCTCATAAAGCCCGGGGCCATACTTATTAACGCTTCACGCGGACAGGTAATTGACAATAAGGCACTTTTGGAGTTCCTGGATTTACGCAAAGATTTAAGTGTTGTGCTCGACGTCTGGGAGCATGAGCCTTCAATAAATTCCGGACTGCTGGAGAAGACTTCACTTGCATCGCCCCACATTGCAGGCTACTCGCTTGAAGGGAAAGTTAACGGCACTGTTATCATAAGGGATGCCCTCTGCAGTTTCTTAAAATGCAATGAGAGCTACAAGCCTGTTTTTCCTGAAACAGAAGATGCTGTTATTGACGCAGATGGAAGTCTATCCATTGAAAGCATCCTTTTTAATGTCTTTACAAAAGTGTATAATATACGGGAAGATAACCGCAATATGAGGCGCATCCCGGAACTTTTGCCTGAAGAAAAGGGGTTCTATTTCGATGAACTCAGAAAGCATTACAGGCTCAGGCGCGAGTTCAGCAATTACTCTGTAAAATTAAATCCTTATAACAAGGCATTTGCGGAAGTCTTAAAAACATTCAGGTTCAGCGTAAGTTTATGA
- a CDS encoding sodium:proton antiporter, producing the protein METAELQVPLISLLPFVLMLASIALFPLFMNHFWEKNRNKLIIALILSLPIVVYLIGAGAYVKLLETIIFDYVPFIILLGSLFAITGGIYLTGDIEAKPGINTLFLAIGAVLASFMGTTGAAMLLIRPVIQTNKEREYKVHTILFFIGIVANCGGLLTPLGDPPLFMMYLRGASFSWFFTLFPEWLVTNILLLIIYYFVDSYYHKKEKPERVKLDRTNIRPIKIQGKLNFIWLLGVVLAVAFINEQYIGLINTHAHLRFLREAAILLMVLLSLLFTPRLIRVSNNFTWEPIKEVAYLFLGIFITMVPCLLYLQENAKHLGVNAPMHFYYASGALSSVLDNTPTAVTFHSLALGLGQIPEIAGIPSALLRAICIGAVFFGSLTYIGNGPNFMVKSVAEENNIKMPDFFSYIFKFSIIVLLPVFIIIQWLFV; encoded by the coding sequence ATGGAAACAGCCGAACTGCAGGTGCCTCTGATAAGCCTTCTTCCTTTTGTCCTTATGCTGGCTTCAATTGCCCTATTTCCCCTTTTTATGAACCATTTCTGGGAGAAAAACAGGAATAAGCTTATTATTGCTTTAATATTAAGCCTCCCCATTGTGGTTTATCTCATCGGGGCGGGGGCTTATGTAAAACTTCTTGAGACGATAATTTTTGACTATGTGCCCTTTATTATTCTCCTGGGCTCCCTTTTTGCAATTACAGGGGGAATTTACCTGACAGGGGATATTGAGGCAAAGCCCGGCATAAATACACTCTTTCTTGCAATTGGCGCCGTCCTGGCCTCATTTATGGGTACTACGGGCGCTGCAATGCTCCTGATACGCCCTGTAATTCAGACCAATAAGGAAAGGGAGTATAAAGTACATACTATTTTGTTTTTTATAGGCATTGTTGCCAACTGCGGCGGGCTTCTTACCCCCCTTGGCGATCCTCCCTTATTTATGATGTACTTAAGGGGAGCTTCCTTCTCCTGGTTCTTTACACTTTTCCCGGAATGGCTCGTTACCAACATCCTTCTTTTAATTATCTACTATTTTGTGGATTCTTACTACCATAAGAAAGAAAAGCCGGAACGGGTTAAGCTCGACAGGACGAACATAAGACCGATCAAAATCCAGGGGAAGCTCAACTTTATCTGGCTTCTGGGTGTGGTGCTGGCCGTTGCCTTTATTAACGAGCAGTATATTGGGCTCATTAATACACACGCCCATTTAAGGTTCTTAAGGGAAGCTGCAATACTTCTTATGGTGCTCCTTTCACTTCTTTTTACCCCGCGCCTTATAAGAGTATCCAACAACTTTACGTGGGAACCGATTAAGGAGGTGGCCTATTTATTCCTGGGCATATTTATAACAATGGTACCATGCCTTCTCTACCTGCAGGAAAATGCAAAGCACCTGGGTGTAAATGCCCCCATGCATTTCTACTACGCCTCCGGGGCTCTAAGCAGCGTGCTGGATAATACCCCGACGGCAGTTACTTTTCATTCTTTGGCTCTGGGACTCGGGCAAATCCCCGAAATTGCGGGAATTCCATCTGCCCTCTTGAGGGCTATATGCATCGGCGCGGTCTTCTTCGGAAGCCTGACCTATATAGGAAACGGCCCCAACTTTATGGTTAAATCGGTTGCAGAGGAAAACAACATTAAAATGCCCGACTTCTTCAGCTACATTTTTAAGTTTTCAATTATAGTGCTTCTGCCGGTCTTCATAATAATCCAGTGGCTGTTCGTGTAA
- the pcaF gene encoding 3-oxoadipyl-CoA thiolase, giving the protein MKEAYIIDGIRTPIGKHAGSLSSVRADDMAAHVIIKITERNPGIDYARINDVIMGCANQAGEDNRNVARMALLLAGLPYTVPGETVNRLCASGMSALVEASRAIRLGDGDLYIAGGVENMTRAPFVLSKSPTPFSGRAEIYDTSLGWRFVNPKMKELYGTESMGETAENLAEIYSISREDQDLFACRSQTKASEAREKGRFRKEITEVEIPQLKGAPVMFSSDEFIKPDTTTEILSRLKPAFRKDGNGTVTAGNSSGINDGACAILMASESAIREFNLKPKARVVASAVVGVEPGIMGIGPVRATLEVLKRSGLTLNEISVIELNEAFAAQTLACLRELKLEDNDERLNPNGGAIALGHPLGMSGARLVTTAMYELEEKRFRYALATMCVGVGQGMAVIIENMDL; this is encoded by the coding sequence ATCAAAGAAGCATATATAATTGACGGCATCAGGACGCCGATTGGAAAACATGCCGGAAGCCTTTCCAGCGTAAGGGCAGACGATATGGCCGCGCACGTAATTATAAAAATTACAGAACGGAATCCCGGAATTGATTATGCGCGCATTAACGACGTTATAATGGGGTGCGCCAACCAGGCGGGTGAAGACAACAGGAACGTTGCCCGTATGGCGCTTCTTTTGGCAGGGCTTCCCTACACCGTGCCGGGCGAGACTGTAAACCGGCTGTGTGCCTCAGGCATGAGCGCTTTAGTTGAGGCTTCGCGCGCAATACGTTTAGGAGACGGGGACCTTTATATTGCCGGCGGCGTGGAGAATATGACCAGGGCACCTTTCGTTCTTTCAAAGTCCCCTACTCCCTTCTCGGGCCGCGCGGAAATTTATGATACGAGCCTGGGCTGGAGGTTCGTAAACCCTAAGATGAAAGAGCTGTACGGCACAGAGTCCATGGGTGAGACCGCAGAGAACCTGGCTGAAATATATTCAATCAGCCGCGAGGACCAGGACCTTTTTGCCTGCCGCTCGCAGACGAAGGCATCTGAAGCCCGGGAAAAAGGGCGCTTCAGGAAAGAAATTACAGAAGTAGAAATTCCGCAGCTAAAGGGCGCGCCTGTAATGTTCAGCAGTGATGAATTTATAAAGCCTGATACAACAACAGAGATTTTATCCAGGCTTAAGCCTGCCTTCAGAAAAGACGGCAATGGTACGGTTACAGCCGGAAACTCCTCCGGCATAAATGACGGCGCCTGTGCAATTCTAATGGCCTCAGAAAGCGCGATAAGGGAATTTAACCTTAAGCCCAAAGCACGCGTTGTGGCCTCAGCCGTTGTAGGCGTTGAGCCGGGGATAATGGGTATTGGGCCCGTCCGGGCTACACTGGAGGTATTGAAAAGAAGCGGCCTTACTCTAAATGAAATTTCCGTAATTGAACTTAACGAGGCCTTTGCCGCTCAGACGCTTGCATGCCTGAGGGAGCTTAAGCTTGAGGATAATGACGAAAGGCTTAACCCCAACGGCGGCGCCATTGCACTCGGGCATCCCCTCGGAATGTCGGGCGCAAGACTCGTTACAACTGCCATGTATGAGCTTGAAGAAAAACGCTTTCGCTACGCGCTTGCAACAATGTGCGTAGGCGTGGGCCAGGGAATGGCGGTAATTATTGAAAACATGGACTTATAG